Proteins encoded within one genomic window of Streptomyces kaniharaensis:
- a CDS encoding GntR family transcriptional regulator, with amino-acid sequence MAIIRNEALHKQVAAAMRQSIATGEWPPGTQLPTETDLAEKYGVSRPTVRLAVAALRSEGLLDVKQGRGTFVRTTVHGPASAMERTVTVRGSQYETPADAWFGQGEEPTVYRTRTDAITGPLLGMDEGEAMFGCDRLITDPNGDGRALHRLLLPMEHVTGTPLAKEPGVTPTEAYAMLVAAGHNLAWRERVSARIPQPDERQALRLSEAAVLLVVHRVTYDQAAGLPLILEETRLGAETAALAYEIEAAKPKRATRAAKATR; translated from the coding sequence ATGGCGATCATCCGGAACGAGGCACTGCACAAGCAGGTAGCGGCGGCGATGCGACAGTCGATCGCCACCGGCGAATGGCCTCCCGGAACCCAACTGCCGACGGAGACCGATCTCGCCGAGAAGTACGGCGTCTCCCGACCAACTGTCAGGCTCGCCGTCGCGGCCCTGCGCAGTGAAGGCCTGTTGGACGTCAAGCAGGGACGCGGCACCTTCGTCCGCACCACCGTCCACGGCCCCGCCAGCGCCATGGAGCGCACGGTCACCGTCCGCGGCAGCCAGTACGAGACGCCTGCCGACGCGTGGTTCGGGCAGGGCGAGGAGCCAACCGTCTACCGCACCCGCACGGACGCCATCACCGGGCCACTGCTGGGCATGGACGAGGGCGAAGCGATGTTCGGCTGCGACCGCCTGATCACCGACCCGAACGGCGACGGCCGCGCCCTCCACCGACTCCTGCTCCCCATGGAGCACGTCACCGGGACTCCGCTCGCCAAAGAGCCCGGCGTGACACCCACCGAGGCCTACGCCATGCTGGTCGCCGCCGGTCACAACCTTGCCTGGCGCGAGCGGGTGAGCGCGCGCATCCCCCAGCCCGACGAGCGGCAGGCCCTGCGCCTGTCCGAGGCCGCCGTCCTGCTGGTCGTCCACCGCGTCACGTATGACCAGGCCGCAGGCCTGCCCTTGATTCTCGAAGAGACCAGGCTCGGGGCCGAAACCGCCGCTCTCGCCTACGAAATCGAGGCCGCCAAGCCCAAGCGCGCCACGCGAGCGGCGAAGGCAACCCGCTAA
- a CDS encoding SCO3933 family regulatory protein, translated as MQSIPVDMTRLGAMTCIVAPEARIANRETGEVRKDREGQTVYTVGVAVRQEGRRASIIEISVSGEPVGIVEGVRVHVTGLTAFSWAMGDRHGLSFRADAITPAPAPAPASAGSRKSGDA; from the coding sequence ATGCAGTCCATTCCCGTTGACATGACCCGCCTTGGCGCGATGACCTGCATCGTCGCCCCCGAGGCGCGGATCGCGAACCGCGAGACCGGAGAGGTGCGTAAGGACCGGGAGGGCCAGACCGTCTACACGGTCGGCGTCGCCGTGCGTCAGGAGGGCCGGCGAGCCTCGATCATCGAGATCAGCGTGTCCGGCGAACCGGTCGGCATCGTCGAGGGCGTGCGGGTGCACGTCACCGGCCTGACCGCCTTCTCGTGGGCGATGGGGGACCGACACGGCCTGTCCTTCCGCGCCGACGCCATCACCCCCGCCCCCGCCCCGGCCCCCGCGTCGGCGGGCTCGCGCAAGAGCGGCGACGCCTGA
- a CDS encoding FtsK/SpoIIIE domain-containing protein, with the protein MLVQLLWVALLALVLILLGTAPGLRRTYHYVWWCLLGYPVTVVRVRLTWRRLTTNLGLAVATRPGRALLGDMVVRGDPLRPVPPRLGVPKLRRGGLDVAVRLHPGQVPDHFLSAVEALTHAWRVHTVRLFSDERGFVTLSALAWDPLRAPVVPYQLKRRVLRAVVGLLEDGRVWVIDFRKAPHWLIVGATRSGKSTLVAALVKELAPQRVALFGIDLKGGMELSLFEDRLSALASTRVEAARLLAELVAETEARMQLCRSAGARSIWDLPAKLRKMPIVVIVDEVAELYLMATREDKAEVGEISTNLLRLSQLGAALGVHLLIAGQRVGSDLGPGVTALRAQLAGRVCHRVSDAGTAEMALGDLNKDALAAAQRITLAEQGVAITADTDGQWLRARSIHVTPDQARRTARKYARLAPAWPGLHVDEPSEGVYV; encoded by the coding sequence ATGCTGGTCCAGCTCCTCTGGGTGGCGCTGCTCGCCCTGGTGCTCATCCTGCTCGGCACCGCCCCGGGGCTGCGGCGCACGTACCACTACGTGTGGTGGTGCCTGCTCGGCTACCCCGTGACCGTGGTCCGGGTCCGCCTCACCTGGCGGCGGCTGACCACGAACCTCGGCCTGGCCGTGGCCACGCGTCCCGGGCGGGCGCTGCTCGGGGACATGGTGGTGCGCGGTGATCCGCTGCGGCCGGTCCCTCCCCGGCTGGGCGTGCCGAAGCTGCGGCGCGGAGGCCTGGACGTGGCGGTGCGCCTGCATCCCGGGCAGGTGCCGGACCACTTCCTGTCCGCCGTTGAAGCTCTCACGCACGCCTGGCGGGTGCACACGGTGCGGCTGTTCTCGGACGAGCGCGGGTTCGTGACCCTGTCCGCGCTCGCCTGGGACCCGCTCCGGGCACCCGTCGTGCCCTACCAGCTGAAGCGGCGCGTACTGCGGGCCGTGGTCGGCCTACTGGAGGACGGCCGCGTCTGGGTGATCGACTTCCGGAAGGCGCCGCACTGGCTGATCGTCGGCGCGACCCGCTCCGGCAAGTCCACTCTGGTCGCCGCCCTGGTGAAGGAACTCGCCCCGCAACGCGTCGCCCTGTTCGGCATCGACCTCAAGGGCGGCATGGAACTGTCCCTGTTCGAAGACCGCCTGTCCGCCCTGGCATCCACACGGGTCGAGGCCGCCCGGCTCCTAGCCGAACTGGTCGCCGAGACTGAGGCGCGCATGCAGCTGTGCCGCTCGGCCGGGGCCCGGTCGATCTGGGACCTGCCCGCGAAGCTCCGCAAGATGCCCATCGTCGTGATCGTCGACGAGGTGGCCGAGCTGTATCTGATGGCCACGCGAGAGGACAAGGCGGAGGTCGGGGAGATCTCCACCAACCTCCTGCGGCTCTCCCAGCTCGGCGCGGCCCTCGGCGTCCACCTGCTGATCGCCGGACAGCGGGTCGGCTCGGACCTCGGGCCCGGCGTCACGGCCCTGCGGGCGCAGTTGGCCGGCCGGGTCTGCCATCGGGTGAGCGACGCGGGTACGGCGGAGATGGCGCTGGGCGACCTCAACAAGGACGCCCTTGCCGCAGCGCAGCGGATCACGCTCGCCGAACAGGGCGTCGCCATCACCGCCGACACCGACGGTCAGTGGCTCCGTGCTCGCTCGATCCACGTCACCCCCGACCAGGCTCGGCGCACGGCCAGGAAGTACGCCCGCCTGGCTCCGGCCTGGCCTGGTCTCCACGTCGACGAGCCGAGCGAAGGGGTCTACGTCTGA
- a CDS encoding FAM166 family protein — MTHPNPYTDPTARRAFLDREARLRQLPSIDRDLVRLGEMPDLDRWLEQIRATGGCAEPVYLTGHSTTLDAATGEVLRHFTTATEPGGRLAVRCRNRRASRCPSCSREHSGDTFHLVRSGLIGGKGVPDTVRKHPRLFVTLTAPSFGPVHRAGDCHRARRRRCEHGGRHGCGRTHPDTDPLIGQPLCGNCYHYPGHILWNAMAPALWKAFRDNLYHHVATGAGVGRSEVRTLVRVSATKVAEYQKRGAVHFHAVIRLDGPDGPASPPPAWATADLLLETVHSAASAVALPCPYSAAYGGGRLSFGTQLDAHPITNGNGGRLTDDAVAAYVAKYTSKSAETAGAVDRRITSLAEIRALHVTPHVRALIATAWRLGGLPELQHLRLRTWAHMLGYRGHCLTKTYAYSTTYGQLRADRAEHARTLAGARDLYTDWDSETTTETAWRFAGTGHTPGEALIAAGIAEGLAANRQTAREELARADQNWEPR, encoded by the coding sequence ATGACCCACCCCAACCCGTACACCGACCCCACCGCACGCCGCGCCTTCCTCGACCGGGAGGCGCGGCTGCGCCAACTACCCTCCATAGACCGCGACTTGGTCCGCCTCGGCGAGATGCCGGACCTGGACAGGTGGCTGGAGCAGATCCGTGCAACCGGCGGCTGTGCCGAACCGGTCTACCTCACCGGGCACTCCACCACCCTGGACGCCGCCACGGGTGAGGTCCTGCGGCACTTCACGACCGCCACTGAACCCGGCGGCCGACTGGCCGTCCGCTGCCGCAACCGCCGGGCCTCCCGCTGTCCGTCCTGTTCCCGTGAGCACAGCGGTGACACCTTCCACCTCGTCCGCTCCGGCCTCATCGGCGGCAAGGGCGTCCCCGACACGGTGCGCAAGCACCCGCGCCTGTTCGTCACCCTGACTGCCCCCTCGTTCGGCCCGGTCCACCGCGCGGGCGACTGCCACCGGGCCCGGCGCCGACGCTGCGAGCACGGCGGGCGTCATGGCTGCGGCCGAACCCACCCGGACACGGACCCGCTCATCGGACAGCCGCTGTGCGGCAACTGCTACCACTACCCCGGCCACATCCTGTGGAACGCCATGGCCCCCGCACTGTGGAAGGCTTTCCGCGACAACCTCTACCACCACGTCGCCACCGGGGCGGGCGTTGGCCGCTCAGAGGTGCGCACCCTGGTCCGCGTGTCGGCCACCAAGGTCGCCGAGTACCAGAAGCGCGGCGCCGTCCACTTCCACGCCGTCATCCGCCTCGACGGCCCCGACGGGCCCGCCTCTCCGCCCCCGGCCTGGGCAACCGCGGACCTCCTCCTTGAGACGGTCCACTCGGCGGCTTCCGCCGTGGCGCTACCGTGCCCCTACTCGGCGGCCTACGGCGGCGGGCGGCTCAGCTTCGGCACCCAGCTCGACGCCCACCCGATCACGAACGGAAACGGCGGACGGCTCACGGACGATGCCGTAGCCGCCTACGTCGCCAAGTACACGAGCAAGAGCGCCGAGACCGCGGGAGCTGTCGACCGCCGCATCACATCCCTCGCGGAGATACGGGCGCTGCACGTCACCCCCCACGTTCGCGCCCTCATCGCCACGGCCTGGCGCCTAGGCGGCCTGCCCGAACTGCAACACCTGCGCCTGCGCACCTGGGCCCACATGCTCGGCTACCGGGGTCACTGCCTCACCAAGACCTACGCCTACTCCACCACCTACGGCCAACTCCGTGCCGACCGCGCGGAACACGCCCGCACCCTCGCTGGCGCCCGCGACCTGTACACCGACTGGGACTCCGAGACCACCACCGAAACCGCCTGGCGCTTCGCCGGAACCGGGCATACCCCCGGCGAAGCCCTCATC
- a CDS encoding ATP-binding protein: MLTRHRRSAGAARKHLRDFLDGIPDGGALADVGELVLSELVTNAVQHARVSPGREIAVQFEIVCSRLRIEVHDASSEKPVIRRSTGADDLSGRGLCLVEALSVEWGCAPRPEGIGKIVWALVGPEGGAR; the protein is encoded by the coding sequence ATGCTCACCCGCCATCGCAGGTCGGCCGGGGCGGCCAGGAAGCACCTGCGCGACTTCCTCGACGGCATCCCGGACGGCGGGGCACTGGCCGACGTCGGCGAACTGGTGCTGTCGGAGTTGGTGACCAACGCGGTGCAGCACGCCCGGGTTTCCCCTGGGCGAGAGATCGCCGTGCAGTTCGAGATCGTGTGCAGCCGCCTTCGGATCGAGGTGCACGACGCGAGCAGCGAGAAGCCGGTGATCCGGCGTTCGACCGGTGCGGACGACCTGTCGGGTCGGGGGTTGTGCCTGGTGGAGGCCTTGTCGGTGGAGTGGGGCTGTGCGCCTCGGCCGGAAGGTATCGGGAAGATCGTTTGGGCCTTGGTGGGCCCGGAAGGCGGTGCGCGATGA